From a single Brassica rapa cultivar Chiifu-401-42 chromosome A01, CAAS_Brap_v3.01, whole genome shotgun sequence genomic region:
- the LOC103869564 gene encoding uncharacterized protein LOC103869564, giving the protein MDSSSSKRNYPRLLYKKGKAPSQQRSMSYYSYLSNFQMVEEGVGLDGWDAVKKSAIGVFSRFYELKFTWCAKVVHHLLTHQIRVKKNYEIWSLIDWQPIRLSLIEFGAITRMNCEPFQKDDICDVDHTEFWKEMGVSPVVGPNFVQLQLVLERCKNWSLKKRTMVGLLCVLHLAVYGIAPSRHIPLECAKRVLDYEAFQRYPWGRVACQSLIYSVKCADYSAKESYTMGGFIFILQIWAYESVMGLGELYGNKISGAELPLLSWSGSRRRFKFEDFFRQEKERHEDKVRVRNFITQTDGELTPQWDDDVDDDDVTNLVHDISHNCVDRGFWDVNEEPPATTRKKRPTSVPETDVQSSKKKKANDTKTVGVEEDCDVSNKEETQMNQLSTLMKTLIGKLDNIDTSIETKIGVLLAPMNKKLATMEKELLWINRCCLLPSNRCCCLLPSNNPSSYKMFYNNILDLLFCTKRNIKI; this is encoded by the exons ATGGATTCTTCTAGCAGTAAACGCAACTATCCACGACTGCTCTACAAAAAGGGCAAAGCTCCTAGCCAGCAGAGGAGTATGAGCTATTATAGTTATTTGTCAAATTTTCAAATGGTAGAAGAAGGTGTGGGACTTGATGGATGGGATGCGGTAAAGAAGTCTGCAATTGGTGTATTTTCTAGGTTTTATGAGCTCAAATTCACATGGTGTGCTAAGGTTGTCCATCACCTATTAACTCATCAGATTCGAGTTAAGAAGAATTATGAGATATGGTCATTGATTGATTGGCAGCCCATTCGTCTCTCTTTGATTGAATTTGGTGCGATCACTAGGATGAACTGCGAACCGTTTCAAAAAGACGACATTTGTGATGTTGATCATACAGAATTCTGGAAAGAAATGGGGGTTTCTCCGGTTGTTGGTCCTAACTTTGTCCAGCTTCAGTTGGTATTAGAAAGATGCAAAAATTGGAGTCTCAAGAAGAGGACAATGGTGGGTTTGTTATGTGTTCTTCATCTTGCTGTCTATGGGATTGCTCCCTCACGTCATATTCCGTTGGAGTGTGCCAAGAGAGTCCTTGATTATGAAGCTTTCCAGAGATACCCATGGGGTCGGGTAGCGTGTCAGAGTTTGATATACTCTGTTAAGTGTGCCGATTACAGCGCGAAGGAATCTTATACAATGGGAGGGTTCATTTTCATATTACAGATTTGGGCATATGAGTCAGTTATGGGCTTAGGAGAGCTTTACGGGAATAAAATCAGTGGTGCAGAATTGCCTCTTCTTTCATGGAGTGGATCCCGTAGGCGATTTAAATTTGAGGACTTTTTTAGGCAGGAGAAAGAACGTCATGAAGATAAG GTGCGTGTTAGGAATTTTATCACACAAACAGATGGAGAGCTTACACCTCAGTGGGATGACGacgtggatgatgatgatgtaacAAACTTGGTTCATGATATCAGTCACAATTGTGTAGATCGTGGCTTTTGGGATGTCAATGAAGAACCTCCAGCTACTACAAGGAAGAAGCGTCCTACATCTGTTCCCGAGACTGATGTTCAGagttcaaaaaagaagaaggctAATGATACAAAAACTGTTGGAGTTGAGGAAGACTGTGATGTGTCAAAT aaGGAAGAAACTCAAATGAACCAGCTTTCTACCTTGATGAAGACATTGATAGGAAAACTTGATAATATAGATACATCAATCGAAACAAAGATTGGTGTTCTTCTTGCTCCTATGAATAAGAAGTTGGCAACAATGGAGAAGGAACTTCTTTGGATCAATCGTTGTTGTCTCTTGCCTTCCAATCGTTGTTGTTGTCTCTTGCCTTCCAATAATCCATCTAGTTACAAAATGTTTTACAATAACATATTAGACTTATTATTTTGTactaaaagaaatataaaaatataa